A genomic segment from Paenibacillus phoenicis encodes:
- a CDS encoding type III PLP-dependent enzyme, producing the protein MKAYVREAINRLQAESREPFCAYLYDLGGIRAHVRRMRRYMPERTGLFYAIKANPDRRIIEALLPLIDGFEVASAGELLKVREVSGSVPVLFGGPGKKEAELEAAIRHNVSYIHVESLLELRRLIRLTQGRSEPVRILLRMNLRTSALPQTQITMGGRPTPFGLDEELLDEAIAVIREEGRGAVRLCGFHFHSLSNNLRAELHAEMIELYLRKAEEWMERYRLDIEIVNAGGGFGVPYDDAPAFDWALFTSLIARSEARKRLARVQLWFEPGRFLVADHGYYAAEVIDIKPSHDRHFAVLRGGTHHNRLPASWGHNHPFAILPAERWAYPFARPEIRRGKVTLVGELCTPKDRLHADAEVELLRVGDIVVFEKSGAYCWTISHHDFLGHPHPKFYYLAEGNDHAYHANMDN; encoded by the coding sequence ATGAAAGCATACGTGCGGGAAGCGATCAACAGGCTGCAAGCGGAAAGCCGGGAGCCGTTTTGCGCTTATCTGTATGACCTGGGCGGCATTCGCGCGCATGTGCGAAGGATGCGGCGGTATATGCCGGAACGGACGGGGCTGTTTTACGCGATTAAAGCCAACCCGGACCGGCGCATTATCGAAGCGCTGCTGCCGCTGATCGACGGATTTGAGGTAGCCTCCGCCGGCGAGCTGCTCAAGGTCAGGGAGGTGAGCGGCAGCGTTCCGGTTCTGTTTGGCGGCCCCGGCAAAAAGGAAGCGGAGCTGGAGGCGGCCATCCGGCATAATGTTTCCTATATTCATGTGGAAAGCCTGCTGGAGCTGAGAAGGCTGATCCGGCTTACACAAGGGCGGAGCGAGCCGGTCCGGATTTTGCTGCGCATGAACCTGAGAACGAGCGCGTTGCCGCAGACCCAAATTACGATGGGCGGCCGTCCGACCCCCTTCGGGCTGGACGAGGAGCTGCTTGATGAAGCGATCGCCGTTATACGGGAAGAAGGGCGGGGCGCGGTTAGGTTATGCGGCTTTCATTTTCACTCGCTCTCGAACAACTTGCGGGCGGAGCTGCATGCCGAAATGATCGAGCTGTATTTGCGAAAAGCGGAAGAGTGGATGGAACGCTACCGTCTGGACATTGAGATCGTCAACGCGGGAGGTGGCTTTGGCGTCCCTTACGATGACGCTCCGGCGTTCGACTGGGCCTTGTTCACTTCCCTGATCGCACGAAGCGAAGCTAGAAAAAGGCTAGCCAGAGTTCAGTTGTGGTTCGAGCCGGGCCGGTTTCTCGTAGCAGACCACGGTTATTACGCCGCGGAGGTGATCGATATCAAGCCTTCGCATGATCGGCATTTTGCTGTGCTGAGGGGAGGGACCCACCACAACCGGCTGCCCGCTTCCTGGGGGCATAATCATCCATTTGCTATCTTGCCGGCGGAGCGTTGGGCGTATCCTTTCGCCAGGCCAGAGATCAGGCGGGGCAAGGTGACGCTAGTCGGCGAGCTTTGCACGCCCAAGGACCGGCTGCATGCGGATGCCGAAGTCGAGCTGCTGCGCGTCGGCGACATCGTTGTGTTCGAGAAGTCGGGCGCTTATTGCTGGACGATCTCGCACCACGATTTTTTGGGGCACCCGCACCCGAAATTTTATTATTTAGCGGAAGGAAATGATCATGCATACCATGCGAACATGGACAATTGA
- a CDS encoding HpcH/HpaI aldolase family protein gives MRPNALKLKINRKQPVFGLFVSIPHPVIVEMIGHAEYDFVIIDCEHASTNMESVEELIRAAELMGVTPLVRVSGVNRSEILKVLDCGAQGIVIPHVERREQVEEAVRWAYYHPLGSRSLNSGRPGAFAKYSLTEYIREANEAVMVVPMIENMEGIRQCEDILAHPQIGFVLEGAADLSQSLGLPWQTGHPEVRRELERLHAAAQRLGVPYAAVARSREEMRMWAERGVRIYVLGDDRNTAFRAYMQKRNDYRDMGDWT, from the coding sequence ATGAGACCCAATGCGCTTAAGCTGAAAATAAACCGTAAACAGCCGGTGTTCGGCCTGTTCGTCTCCATTCCGCATCCCGTGATCGTGGAAATGATCGGCCATGCCGAATACGATTTCGTCATTATCGATTGCGAGCACGCTTCTACGAACATGGAAAGCGTCGAGGAGCTGATCCGCGCCGCCGAATTGATGGGCGTGACTCCGCTGGTCCGCGTTTCGGGTGTGAACCGCTCCGAAATCTTGAAGGTGCTGGACTGCGGAGCGCAGGGCATCGTCATCCCTCATGTCGAGCGGCGGGAGCAGGTCGAGGAAGCCGTCCGCTGGGCGTATTACCACCCGCTTGGAAGCCGCAGCCTCAATAGCGGCCGGCCGGGTGCGTTCGCCAAATATTCGCTGACGGAGTATATCCGGGAGGCCAACGAAGCGGTCATGGTGGTGCCGATGATCGAAAACATGGAAGGTATTAGGCAATGCGAGGACATTTTAGCCCATCCGCAGATCGGGTTTGTGCTGGAAGGCGCGGCGGACCTGTCGCAATCCCTCGGCTTGCCGTGGCAAACCGGGCATCCGGAGGTGCGGCGGGAGTTGGAGCGGCTGCATGCGGCCGCGCAGCGTCTCGGGGTTCCGTACGCCGCGGTTGCGAGAAGCAGGGAGGAAATGCGGATGTGGGCGGAGCGCGGGGTGCGCATTTATGTGCTGGGAGATGACCGAAATACGGCGTTTCGCGCCTATATGCAAAAGCGAAACGACTACCGGGATATGGGAGATTGGACATGA
- a CDS encoding IucA/IucC family protein — METTIRLPDHKPAGYADVQERMMRQTLEALWFEGILDYAKNGGIWRTHGIGADGQPVVYTCEAEEKYSFGRVKIAKGSIRRAGEPCADLHLFLEELVLNRLQGERIGSFVRELLETLAKDSQCRAVLPERIPDGDKHYDALESHMTDGHPYHPSYKSRIGFTLKDNLAYGPEFNQPIRLFWVAVKRELTDTALAAGSTAEDLYRPHLTEQDMDRFGRILREEGDGSLYTFIPVHPWQWEHRLESVFTRQRQSRELIPLGLSDGVYRAQQSIRTLSHREHPQAPYLKLSLGITNTSTGRILAHHTTQNAPLISDWLDGLIREDELLQRERFGILKEIMGVSFRYDRLPAVQYGSAYGSLGAIWRENVSVHLRDKEEAWPLNALTLVQQNGVPFIQDAVRRHGIGTWSEALVRTLTLPMIHLLYAHGIALESHAQNIILVLKDGLPKRIIVKDLHDGVRFVPGRLRHPKRAPKLHPEPEAHRKFNRYSFIHAETMPEVRDYVYDAFFFICMSEIAWTLETFGLAERKFWSLCAAVILEYQRQYPEYGESFQGYDLFSTDALVEEMTKRRLYGDGELYFRKPLNPLRLARESLAAL, encoded by the coding sequence GTGGAGACTACGATCCGTTTGCCTGACCACAAACCGGCGGGCTATGCCGACGTGCAGGAGAGAATGATGCGCCAGACGCTTGAGGCGTTATGGTTCGAAGGCATCCTGGACTACGCGAAAAACGGGGGGATTTGGCGCACGCACGGCATCGGCGCGGACGGACAGCCGGTCGTCTATACCTGCGAGGCGGAGGAGAAATATTCGTTCGGCCGGGTGAAAATCGCTAAGGGATCCATCCGAAGAGCAGGGGAGCCCTGCGCCGATCTGCATCTATTTCTGGAGGAGCTGGTGCTTAACCGCCTGCAGGGAGAGCGGATCGGCTCGTTTGTCCGCGAACTGCTGGAAACGCTGGCCAAGGACAGCCAGTGCAGGGCCGTGCTGCCGGAGCGCATCCCGGACGGCGACAAGCACTACGATGCGCTGGAAAGCCATATGACAGACGGGCATCCTTACCACCCCAGCTACAAGTCCAGAATCGGCTTTACGCTGAAGGACAATTTGGCGTACGGTCCCGAATTCAATCAGCCCATCCGCCTGTTCTGGGTCGCCGTCAAACGGGAGCTGACCGATACGGCGCTGGCTGCGGGCTCTACGGCGGAAGATTTGTACCGGCCGCATTTGACGGAACAAGATATGGACCGGTTCGGCCGGATTTTGCGGGAAGAGGGCGACGGAAGCTTGTATACGTTCATCCCCGTCCATCCCTGGCAGTGGGAGCATCGGCTCGAATCCGTTTTCACCCGCCAGCGGCAAAGCCGCGAGCTTATTCCGCTCGGGTTGTCAGACGGAGTATACCGGGCGCAGCAATCGATCCGCACGCTGTCGCACAGAGAGCACCCGCAGGCTCCCTATCTCAAATTGTCGCTTGGCATCACCAACACCTCGACCGGCCGCATTTTGGCGCACCATACGACGCAAAACGCCCCGTTGATCAGCGACTGGCTGGATGGCCTGATCCGCGAGGACGAGCTGCTGCAGCGTGAGCGATTCGGCATCCTTAAAGAAATTATGGGGGTGTCCTTCCGGTACGATAGGCTGCCCGCGGTTCAGTACGGCAGCGCCTACGGCTCGCTCGGAGCGATCTGGCGGGAGAACGTATCCGTTCATTTGCGGGACAAAGAGGAGGCTTGGCCGCTAAACGCGCTGACGCTGGTGCAACAAAACGGCGTGCCTTTCATCCAAGACGCCGTTCGGCGGCACGGGATCGGAACCTGGAGCGAAGCGCTCGTCCGAACGCTGACGCTGCCGATGATCCATCTGCTGTATGCGCACGGCATCGCCTTGGAATCTCACGCGCAGAACATCATTCTCGTGCTGAAGGACGGGCTGCCGAAGCGGATCATCGTCAAGGATCTGCACGACGGGGTGCGTTTTGTCCCGGGCAGGCTGCGGCATCCGAAGCGGGCGCCGAAGCTGCATCCCGAGCCGGAAGCGCACCGCAAATTCAACCGGTATTCGTTCATCCACGCCGAGACGATGCCGGAAGTGCGGGATTATGTGTATGACGCGTTCTTTTTCATCTGCATGAGCGAGATCGCCTGGACCCTGGAGACGTTCGGGCTTGCGGAGCGGAAGTTCTGGAGCCTGTGCGCGGCGGTCATCTTGGAATACCAGCGGCAATATCCCGAGTATGGGGAAAGTTTTCAAGGCTATGACCTGTTTAGCACCGACGCGTTGGTGGAGGAGATGACCAAGCGGAGGCTGTACGGCGACGGCGAGCTGTATTTCCGCAAACCGCTCAACCCGCTGCGGCTGGCGAGGGAGAGTCTAGCGGCGTTATGA
- a CDS encoding IucA/IucC family protein codes for MASLLGTESKLRPESLKQANEHTCKLLLNCYIRELGRERRRHIDLNARTLDYAVVFPASGVTVFGKLAYYSAAGEHEYHSMRWLGGSGEEGAVGYEELVRWIVGELTENEGPLTGGLWITAEKKRSFVEQVGNSCRNLALFIERAAEHGVFDYRSSEQALIYGHPFHPFPKNMSGFTERDVLLYSPELRSSFRLSYFAVRRDVYREEWVSEGGKVPPHESVQDHLRHVLGGQSGEYAPLPVHPWQYRHVLGLAKVREYIRDGKLIPLGSLGPLAYPTTSVRTVYIPEMNCNIKLPLNMQITNLVRTNSGEQMRRTLDASRYLLRRGGFGPDSPAGIAYETGIGTCRFEEEELTRQFTVVYRPIEFDPSCTYVLASLVEAPRPGKPSRLMTLLGGGEVPIERWFERYLELSMLPIVRLAGEQGIHFEAHLQNTLLTVQGGMPAAFIIRDLEGVSVEIDKAHANEEEAPSPPGPLFYPREEAWKRTGYYFFVNHLGLLIHSIARDVNASEEQFWGIARDMLMREYTRSANPFAKHLLTAETFRAKRNMLSCLAGNGETPSYVEVNNLLRREGEPCGDYDPFA; via the coding sequence TTGGCATCATTGTTGGGGACGGAAAGCAAGCTTCGGCCGGAAAGCCTGAAGCAAGCGAACGAGCATACGTGCAAGCTGTTGCTGAACTGTTATATCCGCGAGCTGGGACGCGAAAGACGCAGGCACATCGATCTGAATGCCCGCACGCTGGACTATGCCGTAGTATTTCCGGCAAGCGGGGTTACCGTTTTCGGCAAGCTTGCTTATTATTCCGCCGCAGGAGAGCATGAATATCACAGTATGCGCTGGCTCGGCGGGAGCGGGGAGGAAGGCGCCGTCGGGTACGAAGAGCTGGTGCGCTGGATCGTCGGCGAGCTTACGGAGAACGAAGGCCCGTTAACGGGCGGGCTATGGATTACGGCGGAGAAGAAACGCAGCTTTGTGGAACAAGTCGGAAATAGCTGCCGCAACCTGGCGTTATTTATCGAACGGGCGGCAGAGCATGGCGTGTTCGACTACCGTTCGTCGGAGCAGGCGCTGATTTACGGGCATCCGTTTCATCCTTTTCCCAAGAACATGTCCGGATTTACCGAGCGGGATGTGCTGCTTTACAGTCCGGAGCTGCGCTCCTCGTTCCGGCTAAGCTATTTTGCCGTAAGGAGGGATGTGTACCGGGAGGAATGGGTGTCAGAGGGCGGAAAAGTGCCGCCGCATGAAAGCGTGCAGGACCATCTGCGGCACGTCCTTGGCGGCCAAAGCGGCGAATACGCCCCGCTGCCTGTACATCCTTGGCAATACCGGCACGTGCTGGGCCTCGCCAAGGTTCGCGAATATATCCGCGACGGGAAATTGATCCCCTTAGGCAGCCTGGGGCCGCTCGCTTATCCGACCACTTCGGTGCGCACGGTCTATATCCCCGAGATGAACTGCAATATCAAGCTGCCTTTGAATATGCAAATTACCAATTTAGTCCGCACCAACAGCGGCGAGCAAATGCGCAGAACGCTAGATGCTTCCCGCTATTTGCTGCGGCGGGGCGGATTCGGCCCGGACTCGCCCGCGGGTATCGCTTACGAAACGGGCATTGGCACGTGCCGCTTCGAGGAGGAGGAGCTGACCCGGCAGTTTACGGTTGTCTACCGTCCGATCGAGTTCGATCCATCTTGCACCTATGTGCTGGCCAGCCTGGTGGAAGCGCCGCGGCCGGGAAAACCGTCGCGCCTCATGACGCTGCTCGGCGGCGGCGAGGTTCCCATCGAGCGCTGGTTTGAGCGCTATCTGGAGCTGTCGATGCTGCCGATCGTGCGCCTCGCCGGGGAGCAAGGCATTCATTTCGAGGCCCATCTGCAGAACACGCTGCTCACCGTGCAAGGCGGCATGCCGGCCGCCTTCATCATCCGCGATCTGGAAGGCGTCAGCGTCGAAATCGACAAGGCGCATGCGAACGAGGAGGAGGCTCCGTCCCCGCCCGGTCCCCTGTTCTATCCGAGGGAAGAGGCTTGGAAGAGGACGGGGTATTATTTTTTCGTAAACCATTTGGGCTTGCTCATTCATTCCATAGCTCGGGACGTGAACGCTTCGGAAGAGCAGTTCTGGGGAATCGCCCGCGACATGCTAATGCGGGAATACACTAGAAGCGCTAATCCTTTCGCCAAGCATTTGCTGACGGCCGAAACGTTTCGGGCCAAGCGGAATATGCTGAGCTGTCTTGCGGGTAACGGCGAAACGCCGTCTTATGTGGAAGTGAACAATTTGCTTAGAAGAGAGGGTGAGCCATGTGGAGACTACGATCCGTTTGCCTGA
- a CDS encoding ATP-grasp domain-containing protein encodes MTYPTGSRNALNRLLINKAREMGIGCRLLLAGCEDFLELSYQGRSIVINKTRSHRLSLIAGLLAKNKEATNLLLSQRGLPVPPYMVVSETGAEAVRFLQTHLSVAVKPLDASGSAGVTLDVRTVPQLETAIQRAGSYGGKVMLQRFVPGADYRVLVINYRIAAVTEYRPAFVTGDGASSLRELIRRLNETRIRQSEIGEIEAFAEIKTDSKRLLAALDQQGVALDDIVPAGCLVKLQDIRNAPAGEISEIYADRTDLICPANAAMAVEAAKALQIDVAGIDIRCPDIAVPVTEASGGILEVNALPDMIHHVVPYEGVSRDVIRIYLEYLFEEALTWNR; translated from the coding sequence TTGACGTATCCGACCGGGAGCCGAAATGCGCTTAACCGGCTGCTGATCAACAAAGCCAGAGAAATGGGCATCGGCTGCCGGCTGCTCCTTGCGGGGTGCGAGGATTTTTTGGAGCTGAGCTATCAGGGCAGGAGCATCGTGATCAACAAAACGAGATCGCATCGGCTGTCCTTGATTGCCGGGCTGCTGGCCAAGAATAAAGAGGCTACAAATTTGCTGCTCTCGCAACGGGGGCTTCCCGTGCCGCCTTATATGGTCGTTTCGGAAACGGGGGCGGAAGCGGTCCGGTTCCTGCAAACTCATTTGTCCGTTGCGGTCAAGCCGCTCGACGCAAGCGGCAGCGCCGGCGTCACGTTGGACGTCCGGACCGTGCCGCAGCTTGAAACGGCTATCCAAAGGGCGGGAAGCTATGGCGGTAAGGTTATGCTCCAGCGGTTTGTGCCGGGGGCGGATTATCGCGTCCTGGTGATCAACTACCGCATCGCGGCGGTTACCGAGTATCGCCCTGCCTTTGTGACCGGCGACGGCGCTTCATCGCTCAGGGAGCTGATCCGGCGTCTGAACGAAACCCGAATCCGCCAAAGCGAGATCGGCGAGATCGAGGCGTTTGCCGAAATCAAAACCGATTCAAAGCGCTTGCTGGCGGCGCTGGACCAGCAAGGCGTGGCGCTAGACGATATCGTTCCGGCGGGATGTCTGGTAAAGCTGCAAGATATTCGCAACGCTCCGGCCGGGGAAATCAGCGAAATTTATGCCGACCGCACGGATTTGATCTGTCCGGCTAACGCGGCTATGGCCGTTGAAGCCGCCAAGGCGCTGCAGATTGACGTCGCCGGCATCGATATTCGCTGCCCGGATATCGCCGTTCCTGTCACCGAGGCGTCCGGCGGCATCCTGGAAGTCAATGCGCTGCCCGACATGATCCACCATGTTGTTCCGTATGAGGGCGTTTCGCGCGATGTCATCCGCATCTATTTGGAATACCTGTTTGAAGAGGCGCTTACTTGGAATCGATAG
- a CDS encoding IucA/IucC family C-terminal-domain containing protein, with product MKNNAMATWLEPEEFQVLSDEYRLTREPSADRTFSIPFTDLLNPERSEAYFRGVSGIFETDSQSAAVSLFAKRYAFLVIASNLYAMSCFNKGLNLELENGWIESCYQGQAWLPKARLKDWQASEPQADQRSEWRDLILERMFAGNLSRVWNGVSKTARISKALLWENTAIYVYWLYEKKFAEGAGPEQQRRMKEDYHYLLHDAPPRLFGESRNPLKRFDSPKVFRDGYDKPLRVRKTCCLYYLTSDEPGDYCSTCPKRT from the coding sequence ATGAAGAACAACGCTATGGCCACCTGGCTTGAGCCGGAGGAATTTCAGGTGCTGTCCGACGAGTACCGCTTAACCCGAGAGCCTTCCGCCGACCGGACGTTCTCCATTCCGTTTACCGACCTTTTAAATCCGGAGAGAAGCGAGGCTTATTTTCGCGGCGTAAGCGGCATTTTCGAGACCGACTCGCAGTCGGCGGCCGTCTCGCTTTTCGCCAAGCGGTATGCCTTTCTCGTTATCGCTTCCAATTTATACGCGATGTCTTGCTTCAATAAGGGATTGAACCTGGAACTGGAGAACGGCTGGATCGAGTCGTGCTATCAGGGGCAGGCCTGGCTGCCCAAGGCGCGGCTGAAAGACTGGCAGGCCAGCGAGCCGCAAGCGGATCAGCGCAGCGAATGGCGCGATCTGATCCTTGAACGGATGTTTGCCGGTAATCTGTCCCGGGTATGGAACGGCGTTTCCAAAACGGCGCGGATCTCCAAAGCGCTGTTATGGGAAAACACGGCCATTTATGTCTATTGGTTGTATGAGAAAAAATTTGCGGAAGGAGCGGGGCCCGAGCAACAGCGGCGGATGAAAGAGGATTATCATTATTTGCTTCACGACGCGCCGCCCCGCCTGTTCGGCGAATCCCGCAATCCGCTCAAGCGGTTCGACAGTCCGAAAGTGTTCAGGGACGGTTACGACAAGCCGCTAAGAGTGCGTAAAACCTGCTGCCTTTATTATTTGACGTCGGATGAGCCGGGCGATTACTGTTCGACGTGCCCCAAACGGACTTAA
- a CDS encoding ABC transporter ATP-binding protein, with protein sequence MSILEAKDLTISYGAEPVIENLNLTIPKGQISVQIGSNGCGKSTLLRTIARLQKPRSGTVLLSGEEIAKLPSKEIAKRMSILPQGPSSPEGLTVSQLVRQGRYPHQSWLKQWSREDERMVRLALQATRLTELADRPVDALSGGQRQRAWIAMTLAQGAETLLLDEPTTYLDMSHQIEILDLLFELNEKERRTIVMVLHDLNLACRYAHHIVAVHGGSIYAQGRPEEIVTREMVRTVFRMDCEIAVDPLFGTPLCIPHGRGRNVHEEQRYGHLA encoded by the coding sequence GTGAGTATTTTGGAAGCGAAAGACCTTACTATCTCCTATGGAGCGGAGCCTGTGATCGAAAATTTGAACTTGACGATACCGAAAGGCCAAATCTCGGTCCAGATCGGCAGCAACGGCTGCGGTAAGTCCACGCTGCTGCGCACCATTGCGCGCCTGCAGAAGCCCCGTTCGGGCACGGTGCTGCTGAGCGGGGAAGAGATCGCCAAGCTGCCGAGCAAGGAAATCGCCAAGCGGATGTCCATTTTGCCGCAAGGTCCTTCCTCCCCGGAAGGCTTGACGGTGAGCCAGCTCGTCAGGCAGGGAAGATACCCGCACCAGAGCTGGCTGAAGCAATGGTCGCGCGAGGATGAACGGATGGTTCGCCTGGCGCTTCAGGCCACACGCCTGACGGAACTCGCGGACCGACCGGTGGACGCGCTGTCGGGAGGGCAGCGCCAACGCGCCTGGATCGCCATGACGCTCGCCCAGGGAGCGGAAACGTTGCTGCTCGACGAACCGACGACCTACCTCGATATGAGCCATCAGATCGAAATCCTCGATTTGCTGTTCGAATTAAACGAGAAGGAGCGTCGCACGATTGTGATGGTTCTGCACGATCTGAATTTGGCCTGCCGCTACGCCCATCATATCGTCGCGGTCCACGGAGGGTCCATTTACGCCCAGGGACGGCCAGAGGAGATCGTGACCCGCGAGATGGTCCGCACCGTCTTTCGGATGGACTGCGAAATTGCTGTCGATCCGCTGTTTGGCACACCGCTGTGCATTCCACATGGAAGGGGCAGGAATGTTCATGAAGAACAACGCTATGGCCACCTGGCTTGA
- a CDS encoding FecCD family ABC transporter permease, with product MKETIMVRSKKDTVSFLIERKAALAIAVLAVLVLLAAVAGPSLGGDILSPLEVLRTILRLNAGEHDFVVLTLRLPRVLLSLLVGAALGMSGAILQGVIRNPLASPDVIGITGGAAVAAVGFVSLLGGALSIKLLPAFAVAGAITASLVIYALAWKEGVTPIRLVLIGIGISAITGAGTTFMLILSPFYTAGQAYIWLTGSVYGASWADVYTILPVIVLIVPPALWLARSLNAQAFGDDLAAGLGVAVQRHRLALLFCSVLLAGFAVSVAGTLGFVGLIAPHIARKLAGRMFGSVLLVSALLGALLVFSADLIGRTVFVPLDVPAGVFTAGVGAPFFLYLLFKNRNQF from the coding sequence ATGAAGGAAACGATCATGGTTCGCAGCAAAAAAGATACCGTATCTTTCCTGATCGAGCGCAAGGCGGCGCTCGCCATTGCCGTGCTAGCCGTCCTGGTTCTGCTCGCCGCTGTGGCCGGACCAAGCCTAGGCGGCGACATCCTGTCTCCGCTGGAAGTGCTCCGGACGATCTTGAGGCTAAACGCCGGGGAGCATGATTTCGTCGTGCTCACGCTGAGACTGCCGCGGGTGCTGCTGTCCCTGCTTGTCGGCGCGGCGCTGGGCATGTCCGGCGCCATCCTGCAGGGGGTCATCCGCAACCCGCTCGCATCTCCGGATGTCATCGGCATCACCGGAGGCGCGGCGGTGGCGGCGGTCGGTTTCGTCTCGCTGCTGGGAGGCGCGCTCAGCATCAAGCTGCTGCCGGCGTTCGCGGTTGCCGGCGCCATTACGGCTTCGCTGGTCATTTATGCGCTGGCTTGGAAAGAGGGGGTCACGCCGATTCGCCTGGTGTTGATCGGGATTGGCATATCGGCCATCACCGGCGCCGGCACCACGTTTATGCTGATCCTAAGCCCGTTCTACACCGCCGGGCAAGCTTACATTTGGCTAACCGGCAGCGTATACGGCGCTTCCTGGGCGGATGTTTACACCATTCTGCCGGTGATCGTGCTTATCGTGCCGCCGGCCCTTTGGCTTGCGCGCAGCCTGAATGCGCAGGCGTTCGGCGACGACCTGGCCGCCGGGCTTGGCGTTGCCGTTCAGCGCCACCGTCTGGCGCTGCTATTTTGCAGCGTGCTGCTCGCCGGATTTGCGGTATCCGTGGCCGGCACCCTCGGATTCGTCGGCCTGATCGCACCGCATATCGCCAGAAAGCTGGCGGGCCGCATGTTCGGCAGCGTGCTGCTCGTGTCGGCGCTGCTCGGGGCTCTGCTTGTGTTCAGCGCCGATTTGATCGGACGGACCGTATTTGTGCCGCTGGATGTTCCGGCCGGGGTGTTCACGGCGGGAGTGGGCGCGCCTTTCTTTTTGTACTTGCTGTTTAAGAACAGAAACCAATTTTGA
- a CDS encoding FecCD family ABC transporter permease gives MFPLFVREKSKLLGLAALLVLLVASCAASMIFGRTEITISTAVEAFRNYDEESVEHIVLHTERLPRTVIAAVVGAGLAVAGALMQALTRNSLASPSVFGINAGAIFFIVLAVVLLSVSSLKAMMWFGFAGAAIAAVIVYALGSIGRDGLTPIKIVLAGTAITALFSSFTQAVLVLDGTGLEDVLFWLAGSVSGRTLEMLYPVLPYMALAVLTALFMGRAINLMLTGDDIAKGMGQNVVLVKTLMGAVIVLLAGGSVAVAGSIGLVGLIVPHMMRALVGNDYRWLIPYSLAGGAVLLLWSDVAARLVILPDELPLGVVTALIGGPFFIYIARKGVTKI, from the coding sequence ATGTTTCCGCTGTTTGTACGGGAGAAATCGAAGCTGTTGGGGCTGGCGGCGCTGCTCGTTCTGCTTGTTGCGTCATGTGCCGCCAGCATGATCTTCGGCCGCACGGAAATTACGATTTCCACGGCGGTGGAGGCGTTCAGGAATTACGACGAAGAATCCGTCGAACATATCGTACTGCATACCGAGCGGCTGCCGCGGACGGTTATTGCCGCCGTCGTAGGGGCCGGCCTGGCGGTTGCCGGAGCGCTCATGCAGGCATTGACCCGCAATTCACTGGCGTCGCCGAGTGTGTTCGGGATTAACGCCGGAGCGATTTTTTTCATCGTGCTGGCGGTCGTGCTGCTGTCGGTGTCCTCGTTAAAAGCGATGATGTGGTTCGGCTTTGCCGGAGCGGCGATTGCGGCGGTGATCGTCTATGCGCTCGGCTCGATCGGGCGGGACGGCTTAACGCCGATCAAAATCGTGCTGGCGGGCACGGCGATTACGGCTTTGTTCTCATCCTTCACGCAGGCCGTGCTCGTTCTGGACGGGACGGGGCTAGAGGATGTGCTGTTCTGGCTGGCCGGCTCCGTCAGCGGGCGGACGCTGGAGATGCTCTATCCGGTTCTGCCGTATATGGCTTTGGCGGTGCTAACTGCTCTCTTCATGGGCCGGGCGATCAACCTGATGTTGACCGGCGATGATATTGCCAAAGGCATGGGGCAGAACGTCGTGCTGGTCAAAACGCTGATGGGGGCCGTCATTGTGCTTCTTGCCGGAGGTTCGGTGGCCGTCGCCGGCTCGATCGGTCTCGTCGGACTCATCGTGCCCCATATGATGCGCGCCCTGGTCGGGAACGACTATCGCTGGCTCATTCCTTACTCGCTCGCAGGGGGAGCGGTGCTGCTGCTATGGTCCGATGTAGCCGCCCGGTTGGTCATTCTGCCGGACGAACTTCCGCTTGGCGTCGTGACCGCCTTGATTGGCGGGCCGTTCTTCATCTATATCGCCCGCAAGGGGGTGACGAAGATATGA